From Triticum aestivum cultivar Chinese Spring chromosome 4A, IWGSC CS RefSeq v2.1, whole genome shotgun sequence, a single genomic window includes:
- the LOC123082209 gene encoding uncharacterized protein, which produces MVSKTCILVLLFVAALLHTGHAGGDPGPCELEDIRVSSVLTGRRVLNVPQHEVTVENLCSCPQSGVVMSCNLGEVKAVILDTTKIQLLNREDGLCLINSGWPIFNGKPITFTYAAKTPLDFTLYNASPECRA; this is translated from the exons ATGGTGTCCAAGACCTGCATCCTCGTCCTGCTCTTCGTTGCAGCTCTTCTCCATACTG GGCATGCTGGTGGCGACCCCGGGCCGTGCGAGCTGGAGGACATCCGCGTGTCGTCGGTGCTGACGGGGCGGCGGGTCCTGAACGTGCCGCAGCACGAGGTGACGGTGGAGAACCTGTGCTCGTGCCCGCAGAGCGGCGTGGTGATGTCGTGCAACCTCGGCGAGGTGAAGGCGGTGATCCTAGACACAACCAAGATCCAGCTGCTCAACCGGGAGGACGGGCTGTGCCTCATCAACAGCGGCTGGCCCATCTTCAACGGCAAGCCCATCACCTTCACCTACGCCGCCAAGACGCCGCTTGACTTCACCCTCTATAACGCCTCGCCGGAATGCCGGGCGTGA